In Candidatus Planktophila sp., one genomic interval encodes:
- a CDS encoding agmatinase family protein: MSPPELPHDPQWMRANTLFSVGNAKAEIALIGVPAHESSISATNAHLTPSAVRAALARYSTFSTSANVDLAGHTFIDLGDVESPDGVDGHERVKKAVNGLLSVHKLVIALGGDNSITYSVASALWPGLSNVGLITFDAHHDLRDGHSNGSPVWQLIQAGLLGKNIVQIGITDFANSTEYSARAKENGITVISRAELRTRTISDVVQQALEVAGAGGREIYVDLDVDVCDRSVVPACPAAMPGGISADELRQGAFLLAADKRVRAIDITEIDAALDSPDQRTVRLAALLVLEAASGFASR; the protein is encoded by the coding sequence ATGTCGCCTCCCGAGCTACCTCACGATCCACAGTGGATGCGCGCTAATACTCTTTTTTCAGTAGGCAACGCTAAGGCCGAAATCGCACTCATTGGAGTACCCGCACATGAGAGTTCGATATCTGCAACGAATGCGCATCTAACCCCTTCTGCAGTCAGAGCGGCGCTTGCGCGTTATTCAACTTTTTCTACATCGGCCAACGTTGATTTAGCTGGACATACTTTTATTGATTTAGGTGATGTGGAATCCCCCGATGGAGTTGATGGTCATGAGCGAGTGAAGAAAGCGGTTAATGGTTTATTGAGTGTGCACAAGTTAGTTATTGCACTCGGTGGCGATAATTCAATTACCTACTCAGTTGCATCTGCTTTATGGCCAGGTTTATCTAACGTTGGTCTTATCACCTTTGATGCCCACCATGATCTGCGAGATGGTCATTCAAATGGCTCTCCCGTGTGGCAGCTAATTCAAGCAGGTTTACTAGGCAAAAATATTGTTCAGATAGGTATCACCGACTTTGCAAACAGTACTGAATACTCAGCGCGCGCTAAAGAAAATGGCATCACCGTTATCTCTCGAGCAGAGTTACGTACGCGCACAATTTCCGATGTCGTTCAACAAGCTCTAGAAGTTGCAGGTGCGGGTGGTCGTGAAATCTATGTTGACCTAGATGTCGATGTGTGTGATCGCAGCGTTGTGCCAGCGTGTCCCGCCGCAATGCCAGGTGGAATATCTGCCGATGAACTGCGACAGGGCGCGTTCCTACTTGCTGCCGATAAGCGGGTTCGCGCTATCGATATTACTGAAATCGATGCCGCCCTAGATTCCCCAGATCAACGCACAGTGAGACTTGCTGCGCTATTAGTTTTAGAGGCCGCTAGCGGTTTTGCATCTAGGTAA
- the hutU gene encoding urocanate hydratase — protein MTSTARILHAATGSNLTAKGWAQEAAIRMLHNNLDPAVAEHPENLVVYGGTGKAARNWPAFDAIVKSLTNLKDDETLLVQSGKPVGVFQTHEWAPRVLIANSNLVGDWANWPEFRRLEQLGLTMYGQMTAGSWIYIGTQGILQGTYETFAAVAQKRFNGTLQGTLTLTGGCGGMGGAQPLAVTMNGGVCLIIDVDNSRLEKRIKTQYLDEIADGVDDAIERVLKAKNLGLPLSVGLVGNAAELFPLLLSMDVPIDIVTDQTSAHDPFSYIPIGVDFHSAAQLAKDDPADFTKRSQNSMAKHVEAMVGFMDKGAEVFDYGNSIRDEARQGGYARAFAFPGFVPAYIRPLFCEGKGPFRWVALSGDPKDIYRTDKAVLDLFPDNEALHRWITLAQEKVAFQGLPARICWLGYGERDKAGLAFNELVARGEVSAPIVIGRDHLDCGSVASPYRETEAMLDGSDAIADWPLLNAMVNISSGASWVSIHHGGGVGMGRSIHAGQVSIADGTQLAAKKLARVLTNDPGMGVIRHADAGYESAIDTARKLHVHVPMLDIE, from the coding sequence ATGACAAGTACTGCTCGAATCCTCCACGCAGCTACCGGCTCGAATTTAACGGCTAAAGGGTGGGCACAAGAGGCTGCAATTCGTATGCTGCACAACAACTTAGATCCGGCAGTGGCCGAACACCCAGAGAATTTAGTTGTCTATGGCGGCACCGGAAAAGCTGCACGCAATTGGCCGGCATTTGACGCAATCGTAAAATCTCTGACAAATTTAAAAGATGATGAGACGTTACTGGTTCAATCAGGTAAGCCAGTTGGAGTTTTTCAAACACATGAATGGGCACCGAGAGTCTTAATCGCAAATTCAAATCTTGTCGGCGATTGGGCTAACTGGCCAGAGTTTCGGCGCTTAGAACAGTTAGGTCTCACGATGTACGGTCAGATGACTGCCGGCTCATGGATTTACATCGGTACCCAAGGAATTCTGCAAGGCACTTATGAAACATTCGCAGCCGTTGCACAAAAACGTTTTAATGGAACTTTGCAGGGTACGCTCACTTTAACGGGCGGTTGCGGTGGAATGGGCGGTGCCCAACCGCTTGCTGTGACCATGAATGGTGGCGTCTGTTTAATAATCGATGTCGATAACTCTCGTCTTGAAAAACGGATTAAGACACAATACTTAGATGAAATTGCCGATGGCGTCGATGATGCCATCGAACGGGTTTTAAAAGCAAAAAACCTTGGCCTTCCCCTATCGGTTGGATTAGTTGGAAATGCCGCTGAGCTATTTCCACTTCTACTGTCAATGGATGTTCCCATCGATATCGTCACCGATCAGACATCGGCCCATGATCCATTTTCATATATTCCAATCGGCGTCGATTTTCATAGCGCGGCTCAACTGGCAAAAGATGATCCGGCCGATTTCACTAAGCGTTCTCAAAACTCTATGGCTAAGCATGTTGAAGCCATGGTGGGCTTTATGGATAAAGGCGCTGAAGTCTTTGACTACGGTAATTCAATCCGCGATGAGGCACGTCAAGGTGGATACGCGCGCGCCTTTGCCTTTCCGGGCTTCGTGCCAGCTTATATTCGCCCGCTATTTTGTGAAGGCAAAGGTCCATTTCGCTGGGTTGCTTTATCAGGTGATCCCAAAGACATTTACCGTACCGACAAGGCTGTCCTTGACTTATTTCCAGACAATGAAGCTCTACATCGCTGGATAACGCTGGCACAGGAAAAAGTTGCCTTCCAAGGTCTGCCCGCTCGTATATGTTGGCTGGGCTACGGCGAACGTGACAAAGCAGGGTTGGCATTTAATGAATTAGTTGCACGCGGCGAAGTATCAGCGCCGATTGTTATTGGGCGTGATCACTTAGATTGTGGCTCCGTTGCTTCTCCATACCGCGAAACTGAGGCGATGCTGGATGGATCCGATGCCATCGCCGACTGGCCCCTGCTCAATGCCATGGTCAATATCTCATCCGGGGCATCATGGGTATCGATTCACCATGGAGGCGGCGTTGGAATGGGCCGATCAATTCACGCAGGTCAAGTCTCTATCGCCGATGGCACACAGTTAGCGGCGAAAAAGTTAGCACGCGTATTAACTAATGATCCTGGCATGGGAGTTATCCGACATGCCGATGCGGGATATGAAAGTGCAATCGATACAGCGCGAAAACTCCACGTCCATGTTCCAATGTTAGATATCGAGTAA
- a CDS encoding gamma-glutamyltransferase family protein, translating into MQTGRSVIYSKKGGAAASAPLAVSAAITILNRGGSFIDAGIALSAVICVVEPGASHLGGDAFLITHHAKSKENLAFNGSGEAPHRATVQAYPNGIPLHGFKSATVPGLVSTWFEAHERYGKLSFAELLAPAIEYAENGFAATPGFIKRIAAHLAIAPDTELFKNMGIDTNSKVGDLIVQKDLAASLRAIANEGRAAFYDGEISRQLIIASDGWFNAQDLESHATRVLAPLSIKYRDFTIYGQPPPTQGMILMEELLLCERFNISSLGQADRIHIGVESKKIGFTDRNLILGDPEFLDVNVEQALSKENIDWRLSQINLTKANNESGATAEGSDTTYFLVADVEGNAVSWIQSVFHGFGSSWVIPGTGIVLNNRLTGFSLNSQSPNFIQPGKRPAHTLNAWLATRDDGSLYLVGGTPGANIQVQTNLQLIINVVDLGMNVQEAIESPRWQHLRAAGQSSLEENGSGVLEIEDRVSAEIVEDLRARGHEISAIGAWAHGSSVQMLEVSPTGTYMFGSDPRCEGLASGI; encoded by the coding sequence GTGCAAACAGGGCGGAGCGTTATTTACTCTAAAAAAGGTGGAGCGGCAGCAAGTGCACCTTTGGCAGTGAGTGCGGCAATCACAATCCTCAATCGAGGTGGCTCATTTATCGATGCAGGTATTGCGCTATCTGCGGTGATCTGTGTTGTTGAACCCGGAGCCTCACACCTTGGTGGAGATGCATTCCTTATCACTCATCATGCCAAGTCAAAGGAAAATCTCGCGTTTAATGGAAGTGGCGAGGCGCCGCATCGTGCAACGGTGCAGGCCTATCCAAACGGCATTCCTCTGCATGGATTTAAATCTGCAACTGTTCCTGGATTAGTTTCAACGTGGTTTGAAGCCCATGAGCGCTACGGAAAACTCTCCTTTGCCGAACTGTTGGCACCTGCCATTGAATATGCAGAAAATGGATTTGCAGCAACGCCGGGTTTTATTAAACGAATCGCTGCCCATTTAGCTATAGCTCCCGACACTGAGTTATTTAAAAATATGGGAATCGATACCAACTCTAAAGTTGGAGATTTAATAGTTCAAAAAGATCTCGCCGCTTCACTTCGTGCAATTGCCAACGAAGGCCGCGCAGCATTTTACGACGGTGAAATTTCAAGACAGTTGATTATCGCTTCAGATGGATGGTTTAATGCGCAGGATTTGGAATCACATGCGACGCGTGTATTAGCTCCACTCTCAATTAAATATCGCGATTTCACTATCTATGGCCAGCCTCCCCCAACTCAGGGAATGATTTTGATGGAAGAGCTTCTGCTCTGTGAGCGATTTAATATCTCCTCCTTGGGTCAGGCCGATCGCATTCATATTGGCGTCGAGAGTAAAAAAATTGGCTTCACTGATAGAAATCTTATCCTGGGCGATCCTGAGTTTCTCGACGTCAATGTTGAGCAGGCATTATCAAAGGAGAATATTGATTGGCGGCTTTCACAAATTAATCTGACAAAGGCAAATAATGAGAGTGGGGCAACAGCCGAGGGTAGCGATACGACCTATTTTTTAGTCGCTGATGTCGAGGGTAATGCCGTCTCCTGGATTCAATCGGTCTTCCATGGTTTTGGCAGTTCGTGGGTGATTCCTGGAACTGGAATCGTATTAAACAACCGATTAACTGGCTTTTCTTTGAACTCTCAATCCCCCAACTTCATTCAACCTGGAAAACGCCCCGCTCACACGCTGAATGCATGGCTGGCTACACGAGATGATGGCTCGCTTTATCTCGTAGGTGGAACACCAGGGGCTAATATCCAAGTTCAAACGAATCTGCAGTTAATAATTAATGTCGTGGATTTAGGAATGAATGTTCAAGAGGCGATTGAATCTCCGCGATGGCAACACTTAAGGGCTGCTGGACAAAGTTCGCTGGAAGAAAATGGGAGCGGGGTTTTAGAGATAGAAGATCGAGTGAGTGCAGAAATAGTTGAAGATTTGAGAGCAAGGGGCCATGAGATCTCCGCAATAGGAGCATGGGCACATGGATCTTCAGTTCAAATGTTAGAGGTCTCACCAACGGGCACATACATGTTCGGCTCCGACCCACGTTGTGAAGGCCTAGCCTCCGGAATTTAG
- the hutI gene encoding imidazolonepropionase, which produces MTSTLITNIGQLVTNDPTYDGTKLGLIKDGALLIEDGVIAWAGSTTDAPTKQIKKAIDAEGMCVLPGYVDSHTHMIFAGDRSNEFRARMLGESYTAGGIASTVEKTRKASDELLLTHAKFLLAEANAGGTTTVEIKSGYGLTVNDERRSLEIAHKISDETTFLGAHVVPIEYKDSPKDYVDLVCGAMLDAVQPHAKWIDVFCDKGAFGVDDARRILKAGIAKGLMPRIHANQLQEGQGISLGVELDAASVDHASYVSERDIELLSTSKTVATLLPGAEFSTRSPYPDVRPLLEASITVALASDCNPGSSYTTSMAFIIAIAVREMHFSPEQAIWSATMGGAKALRRTDIGHLVEGARADFQILNAPSYIHVAYRPGVNLIEQVWRNGLQLI; this is translated from the coding sequence ATGACAAGTACCCTCATTACAAATATCGGTCAGTTAGTTACTAATGACCCCACCTACGATGGAACCAAGCTTGGTTTAATTAAAGATGGCGCGCTGTTAATTGAAGATGGCGTTATCGCGTGGGCTGGATCAACTACTGATGCTCCAACGAAACAGATTAAGAAAGCTATCGATGCCGAGGGAATGTGTGTTTTGCCTGGATACGTTGATAGCCATACACATATGATCTTTGCGGGAGATCGTAGTAACGAATTCCGAGCACGAATGTTGGGGGAGAGTTACACGGCAGGCGGTATTGCATCTACAGTTGAAAAAACTCGCAAAGCCAGCGATGAACTCTTGCTCACTCACGCCAAGTTTTTATTAGCTGAGGCAAACGCGGGTGGCACCACCACCGTTGAAATCAAGTCGGGCTACGGTTTAACGGTAAATGATGAACGCAGGTCACTTGAAATCGCCCATAAAATTAGCGATGAAACAACCTTCCTTGGCGCACACGTTGTACCTATCGAGTACAAAGATTCACCTAAGGATTATGTTGATTTAGTATGTGGGGCAATGCTTGATGCCGTACAACCTCATGCAAAGTGGATAGATGTCTTTTGTGACAAAGGCGCATTTGGAGTCGATGATGCACGCAGAATTTTGAAGGCAGGTATTGCAAAAGGTCTGATGCCGCGCATTCATGCAAATCAACTTCAAGAGGGCCAGGGCATTTCGTTAGGCGTTGAATTAGATGCCGCATCTGTCGATCACGCTTCATATGTTAGTGAGAGGGATATTGAACTGCTATCAACGTCAAAAACGGTTGCAACCTTGTTGCCCGGTGCTGAGTTCTCAACGAGATCCCCATATCCTGATGTTCGCCCACTATTAGAGGCAAGTATTACGGTGGCACTTGCATCGGACTGCAATCCGGGATCTTCGTATACAACGAGCATGGCATTTATCATCGCAATTGCCGTGCGTGAGATGCATTTTTCTCCAGAGCAAGCAATCTGGTCGGCCACAATGGGCGGTGCTAAAGCCTTGCGTCGTACTGACATTGGCCATTTAGTTGAAGGAGCACGCGCAGATTTCCAAATTCTCAACGCTCCCTCATATATTCATGTGGCATATCGCCCAGGTGTTAACTTAATAGAACAGGTTTGGCGCAATGGCCTCCAGCTCATCTAA
- the hutH gene encoding histidine ammonia-lyase, translated as MASSSSKTITLSTSGVTFDDVIAVARFGAHVQLSQHAIDAMNATRAFIEDYAAGGVPVYGVSTGFGALANRHIDVQDRVQLQKSLIRSHAAGVGPAIEREVVRALMFLRLRTMASGRTGVRVDLAQTYVDFLNKGITPVVPEFGSLGCSGDLAPLSHCALALMGEGRVHDAHGIEMPTMQALDTAGIKPIELEAKEGLALINGTDGMLGMLIMACADLEHLCVVADITTAMSIEGLLGTDRVFAPDLHAPLRPHIGQTVSAANIYAMLRGSGIVASHLENDSRVQDAYSLRCAPQVNGAVRDTISHASTIAARELASSIDNPVVMPDGRVESNGNFHGAPIAYVLDFLAIAATDLGSMSERRTDRALDQHRSAGLPPFLAHDPGVDSGLMIAQYTQAGLVSENKRLSTPASVDSIPSSAMQEDHVSMGWSAARKLRKVVENLSRILAIELLTSARAIEYRKGLTPSPATARVIKELRKTVPGIGPDRFLSPELEAATTLINSGAVLTAAQEVVPELT; from the coding sequence ATGGCCTCCAGCTCATCTAAAACAATCACGCTGTCAACTTCGGGCGTCACATTCGATGATGTGATTGCCGTTGCTAGATTCGGCGCACACGTTCAACTTTCGCAACACGCAATCGATGCGATGAATGCAACACGTGCTTTCATTGAGGATTATGCCGCTGGCGGAGTTCCTGTGTATGGAGTATCAACTGGTTTTGGCGCACTTGCTAATCGTCACATCGATGTGCAAGATCGCGTTCAACTGCAAAAATCTCTCATTAGATCCCACGCCGCAGGCGTAGGCCCGGCGATTGAACGCGAAGTAGTGCGGGCGTTGATGTTTCTGCGCCTTCGCACAATGGCATCGGGACGTACTGGCGTGCGCGTAGATCTAGCACAAACGTATGTTGATTTCCTTAACAAAGGAATTACCCCAGTAGTTCCAGAGTTCGGATCTTTGGGATGCAGTGGTGATTTAGCTCCACTATCTCACTGCGCTCTCGCATTAATGGGTGAAGGTCGGGTTCACGATGCTCATGGGATTGAAATGCCAACAATGCAGGCTTTAGATACAGCTGGGATTAAACCAATCGAGCTAGAGGCTAAAGAGGGTCTGGCATTAATTAATGGCACAGATGGAATGCTCGGTATGTTGATTATGGCCTGCGCAGACCTTGAACACTTATGTGTTGTTGCCGACATAACAACGGCGATGAGTATCGAAGGTCTGCTTGGTACCGATCGCGTCTTTGCACCTGATTTGCATGCACCACTTCGGCCACACATTGGCCAGACCGTAAGTGCGGCCAATATTTATGCAATGTTAAGGGGTTCAGGTATCGTTGCATCGCACTTAGAAAATGATTCGCGCGTGCAAGATGCCTATTCTCTTCGTTGTGCCCCACAAGTAAATGGCGCGGTACGCGACACAATTTCTCATGCATCGACTATTGCGGCACGCGAGCTTGCAAGTTCGATTGATAATCCAGTCGTTATGCCCGACGGTCGAGTTGAATCAAATGGTAACTTTCACGGCGCACCCATTGCTTATGTCTTAGATTTTCTGGCGATCGCAGCGACAGATTTAGGCTCAATGTCAGAGCGTCGTACCGACCGAGCGCTAGATCAACACAGATCAGCTGGTCTGCCACCGTTTCTCGCCCATGATCCAGGAGTAGATTCCGGGCTCATGATCGCCCAGTACACACAGGCAGGGCTAGTCAGTGAAAATAAACGTCTGTCGACACCAGCGAGTGTGGATTCAATTCCATCATCTGCGATGCAAGAAGATCACGTGTCGATGGGCTGGTCGGCTGCGCGCAAACTGCGAAAGGTAGTTGAAAATCTTTCACGAATTCTGGCAATTGAGTTGTTGACATCGGCCCGTGCAATCGAGTATCGCAAAGGTTTAACACCATCACCAGCCACTGCCCGTGTTATTAAAGAACTACGTAAAACTGTGCCAGGAATCGGTCCAGATCGCTTCTTATCTCCTGAGCTGGAGGCTGCAACAACATTAATCAATTCTGGAGCAGTTTTAACTGCGGCTCAAGAAGTTGTTCCAGAACTTACCTAG
- a CDS encoding MOSC domain-containing protein: MKVLSINIASIVHEGEWTGSEGKTGIDKRSVNGAVVFAQEHVANDVIVDTQSHGGYDQAVYAYAREDADWWEGEIGTSIDNGRFGENLTTLGIDVNAAVIGEQWEIGSVILEVSQPRIPCRVFAGFWQRPTLIKEFMAAGRPGTYLRIIQEGEITSGDSINVIKVPEHGVTIADLYAAKNGERSKVQEISQVKELSTKYQEWAKNLNL, translated from the coding sequence TTGAAAGTTTTATCAATAAACATCGCCTCTATTGTTCATGAGGGTGAGTGGACAGGTAGCGAAGGCAAAACTGGAATAGATAAACGTTCTGTTAATGGTGCGGTTGTATTCGCGCAGGAGCACGTAGCCAATGATGTCATCGTCGACACACAATCTCACGGGGGATATGACCAGGCCGTATATGCATATGCCCGTGAAGATGCTGACTGGTGGGAAGGTGAGATTGGTACCAGTATTGATAATGGACGCTTTGGTGAAAATTTAACAACGCTCGGTATTGATGTAAACGCGGCAGTAATCGGTGAGCAGTGGGAGATTGGTTCGGTAATTCTGGAAGTTTCACAGCCACGAATCCCATGTCGTGTATTTGCGGGTTTTTGGCAACGCCCGACTTTGATCAAAGAGTTTATGGCCGCTGGCAGACCCGGAACATATTTGAGGATAATTCAAGAGGGTGAAATCACGTCTGGAGATTCAATTAATGTAATTAAAGTTCCAGAGCATGGAGTAACAATTGCCGATTTATATGCGGCAAAAAATGGCGAACGTTCAAAAGTACAAGAAATTTCGCAGGTAAAAGAGCTCTCAACGAAGTACCAAGAGTGGGCTAAAAACCTTAATTTGTAA
- a CDS encoding ABC transporter ATP-binding protein, with amino-acid sequence MAELLRIENLHVAFPTDDGLVRAVDGVSLSLNEGETVAIVGESGSGKTVTGLSVMGLHKKGAAQLSGSIHLKVGDSSLDIVTASDEEIRLVRGRAVAMIFQDPMSSLHPYYRIGNQLAEAYLVHNPGKKKEALKRAIEMLDLVGIAEPDQRAHEYPHQFSGGMRQRVMIAMALMNSPRVLIADEPTTALDVTVQAQILILLASLQKEFNMGILLITHDLGVVAQVADKVSVMYGGRIVEQGSADDVFYKPAAPYTLGLLKSVPRISTHGSERLKAIPGQPPSLINLPIGCAFAPRCEFTSYAVGNICATDRPELLGNSPSHLSRCHVAEATRDRLFVEELKEVR; translated from the coding sequence ATGGCTGAACTTTTAAGAATTGAAAATCTTCACGTGGCCTTCCCGACCGATGATGGCCTAGTGCGAGCAGTTGACGGTGTTTCATTGTCCTTGAATGAAGGCGAAACCGTAGCTATTGTCGGCGAATCAGGTTCAGGTAAAACCGTTACTGGTCTTTCTGTGATGGGTCTGCATAAAAAAGGGGCGGCTCAACTTTCTGGCTCAATTCATTTAAAAGTTGGAGATAGCAGTCTAGATATCGTCACAGCAAGTGATGAAGAGATTCGATTGGTACGCGGACGCGCAGTGGCGATGATCTTTCAAGATCCCATGTCTTCACTTCATCCCTATTACCGAATCGGTAATCAATTAGCTGAAGCGTACTTAGTTCACAATCCTGGCAAGAAAAAAGAGGCGCTTAAGCGCGCCATTGAGATGTTAGATCTAGTTGGCATAGCCGAACCTGATCAACGAGCTCATGAATACCCACATCAATTTTCAGGTGGTATGCGCCAACGAGTGATGATTGCGATGGCGCTCATGAACTCGCCACGTGTATTAATCGCCGATGAACCAACTACAGCGTTAGATGTGACGGTGCAGGCGCAGATTTTGATTTTATTGGCCTCGCTACAAAAAGAGTTCAATATGGGAATTTTGCTGATCACACATGATCTTGGTGTAGTGGCACAGGTAGCCGACAAAGTATCGGTCATGTATGGCGGGCGCATTGTCGAGCAAGGGTCTGCAGATGATGTTTTTTATAAGCCAGCTGCTCCGTACACATTAGGTTTACTCAAATCAGTTCCTCGAATTTCAACTCATGGCTCTGAACGATTAAAGGCTATCCCTGGACAGCCGCCTTCATTGATCAACTTACCCATTGGTTGCGCATTTGCACCTCGTTGCGAATTCACATCGTATGCAGTTGGCAATATTTGTGCAACCGATCGGCCGGAATTATTGGGTAATAGCCCTTCTCATCTTTCGCGTTGCCATGTTGCCGAAGCCACACGAGATCGTCTCTTTGTAGAAGAACTCAAAGAGGTTCGCTAA
- a CDS encoding dipeptide ABC transporter ATP-binding protein: MSNDVILKVDNLTKHFPVGGSRKKEVVKAVDGISFELRAGETLGLVGESGCGKTTAGRTILKLNEPTSGRLIFEGQDITNFKPGKMRPLRSQMQIIFQDPYTALNPRQTIGKIISAPFEIQGIDPQGGLKNAVQSLMERVGLNPEHFNRYPHEFSGGQRQRIGIARAIALKPRFIIADEPVSALDVSIQAQVINLLEDLQEQDGISMVFIAHNLSVVQHISDRVAVMYLGKIMEIGETNALFASPHHPYTKALLSAVPQPDPRTEKTRERIILSGDLPSPVNPPTGCVFNTRCWKATDKCRTDVPELLQVGSSQVACHYPEV, from the coding sequence ATGAGCAACGATGTAATTTTGAAAGTTGATAACCTCACCAAGCATTTTCCTGTGGGGGGCTCGCGTAAAAAAGAGGTAGTTAAGGCCGTTGATGGAATCTCATTCGAACTTCGTGCCGGAGAGACTCTTGGATTAGTTGGTGAGTCGGGTTGCGGAAAGACAACTGCCGGACGAACAATATTGAAATTAAATGAGCCTACTTCTGGTCGTTTAATCTTTGAAGGTCAAGATATTACTAATTTTAAACCTGGCAAAATGCGGCCACTTCGCTCGCAGATGCAGATTATTTTTCAAGATCCATACACAGCGCTAAATCCTCGTCAGACTATAGGCAAGATCATTTCAGCGCCTTTTGAAATTCAAGGTATAGATCCGCAGGGTGGTCTCAAGAACGCAGTGCAATCTTTAATGGAGCGCGTTGGCTTAAACCCCGAGCACTTTAATCGCTATCCACATGAGTTCTCAGGCGGTCAGCGCCAACGCATTGGTATCGCCCGCGCAATCGCCCTGAAACCCCGTTTTATTATCGCTGATGAGCCAGTTAGCGCTCTTGATGTTTCAATTCAAGCACAAGTAATTAACTTACTTGAAGATCTGCAAGAGCAAGATGGAATCAGTATGGTTTTTATCGCACATAACTTATCGGTGGTCCAACATATCTCAGATCGTGTCGCGGTGATGTACTTGGGCAAGATTATGGAAATTGGCGAAACTAATGCCCTTTTCGCCTCCCCACACCACCCATATACAAAGGCTTTATTATCTGCCGTACCGCAACCAGATCCACGCACTGAAAAAACCCGCGAGCGAATTATTCTCTCTGGTGATTTACCTAGCCCTGTAAATCCTCCTACCGGCTGTGTCTTTAATACTCGCTGTTGGAAAGCTACTGACAAGTGCCGCACAGATGTGCCCGAACTTTTACAGGTCGGTAGCTCGCAAGTTGCTTGCCACTATCCAGAGGTTTAA